In one Brienomyrus brachyistius isolate T26 chromosome 7, BBRACH_0.4, whole genome shotgun sequence genomic region, the following are encoded:
- the fam136a gene encoding protein FAM136A isoform X1 yields MAETQQARVQTAVEKMVEGLEREHIRKMQGRMFRCSAECCEQPSQSMQQVHHCIERCHAPLAQAQSLVTTELEKFQDRLSRCTMHCNDKAKDLFDSGTKEPAVRAAMELCVGSCVDDHVNLLPSMTRRLRDSLGAIPQ; encoded by the exons ATGGCAGAAACGCAGCAAGCTCGGGTACAAACGGCTGTAGAGAAAATGGTCGAAGGTCTGGAACGTGAACACATACGTAAAATGCAA GGTCGCATGTTCCGGTGCAGCGCTGAGTGTTGTGAACAGCCCTCACAGTCTATGCAGCAGGTTCACCATTGCATAGAGCGCTGCCATGCCCCCCTGGCACAGGCCCAGAGCCTAGTTACCACTGAACTAGAGAAATTCCAG GACCGGCTGTCCCGCTGCACCATGCACTGCAACGACAAGGCCAAGGACCTGTTTGACTCGGGGACCAAGGAGCCAGCAGTGCGAGCAGCCATGGAGCTTTGTGTGGGCAGCTGTGTAGATGACCATGTAAACCTGCTTCCCAGCATGACACGGCgtctgagggacagcctgggggCTATACCACAGTGA
- the pcyox1 gene encoding prenylcysteine oxidase 1 has product MLSTLLPTRTLLFLGLCLTGRRGLASAPELREQPKNIAVIGAGIGGTATAFFLRQEFGAGIKIDVFEAGTVGGRLATVKVGDEGYETGGSIIHPLNLHMKHFVDTLGLSPRKDVPTKVAIFDGEQLIFEESDWVIVNFFRMVWRYGFNFLRLQMWVEGMLDKFMRIYQYQQYGYSFTSLEKLLHAMGGDEFLQMVNKTLEEAMLKAGFSQSFVNDIVVPVTRVNYGQSVRINAFVGAVSLAGADSGLWAVDEGNKRVCSGLLYHSKAELIPARVTGITQKMRASRASGTVPQFEVSYNGESGSAYSLYDIVIVATPLHQRLSQIAFSGFSPPIPSYFPGRYQQTVSTLVRGVLNMSFLGSTESPSDFRVSDILTKEHGGLAINSLSSLDPVHIPDGYVRPPASVKKVWKVFSPQPLSEDQFRQMFLSWDVISVEPWLAYPAYSPPHRKPPFILHDHLYYLNAIEWAASAMEMSAIAARNLALLAHHQWHGLQGKVDQEDLHSRLRNEL; this is encoded by the exons ATGCTATCGACACTTTTGCCGACCCGGACGCTACTCTTTCTGGGGCTGTGCTTGACCGGTCGTCGCGGTCTGGCTTCCGCTCCTGAGCTCAGGgaacagcccaaaaacatcg CTGTGATTGGAGCCGGCATCGGTGGTACAGCCACAGCCTTTTTCCTGCGTCAGGAGTTTGGTGCGGGGATTAAAATTGACGTGTTTGAGGCTGGGACAGTGGGGGGCCGTCTGGCCACCGTAAAGGTCGGAGATGAGGGCTATGAGACTGGCGGCTCCATCATCCATCCTCTAAACCTGCACATGAAACACTTTGTGGATACGCTGG GCCTCTCTCCACGCAAGGATGTCCCCACCAAGGTGGCCATCTTTGATGGAGAGCAGTTGATCTTCGAAGAGAGTGACTGGGTCATTGTGAACTTCTTCCGCATGGTGTGGAGATACGGCTTTAATTTCTTGCGCTTGCAGATGTGGGTGGAGGGCATGCTGGACAAGTTCATGAG GATCTACCAGTACCAGCAATACGGCTACTCCTTCACCTCGCTGGAAAAGCTTCTGCACGCAATGGGCGGAGACGAATTCCtccagatggttaataagacccTGGAGGAGGCCATGCTGAAGGCGGGGTTCTCACAGAGCTTTGTGAACGACATTGTGGTTCCGGTCACACGTGTCAACTACGGGCAGAGTGTCCGCATCAACGCCTTCGTAG GTGCTGTGTCCCTGGCGGGGGCAGATTCGGGACTGTGGGCCGTAGACGAGGGGAACAAGAGGGTCTGCTCTGGGCTCCTGTACCACAGCAAAGCCGAGCTGATCCCAGCACGGGTGACAGGTATCACCCAAAAGATGCGGGCTTCCAGGGCGA GTGGAACAGTGCCTCAGTTCGAGGTCAGCTACAATGGGGAGTCTGGCTCCGCCTACTCTTTGTATGACATTGTCATCGTGGCCACGCCTCTCCACCAACGTCTCTCCCAGATTGCCTTCTCGGGCTTCTCTCCGCCAATCCCTTCTTACTTTCCAGGACGCTACCAGCAGACAGTCAGCACTCTGGTCCGCGGCGTCCTCAACATGTCATTCCTGGGGAGTACCGAGAGCCCCTCGGACTTCAGGGTGTCCGATATCCTCACCAAAGAGCACGGTGGTCTGGCTATCAACAGTCTGAGCTCCCTCGACCCAGTCCACATCCCGGACGGCTACGTCCGTCCCCCAGCTAGTGTCAAGAAAGTGTGGAAGGTGTTTTCTCCCCAACCACTTTCGGAGGACCAGTTCAGGCAGATGTTCCTCTCCTGGGACGTGATATCAGTAGAGCCATGGCTGGCGTACCCCGCCTACAGCCCTCCCCACCGCAAGCCCCCATTTATCCTACACGATCACCTGTACTACCTGAATGCAATAGAGTGGGCAGCCAGCGCCATGGAGATGAGTGCCATCGCGGCACGGAATCTGGCTTTGTTGGCACACCATCAGTGGCATGGTCTGCAGGGAAAGGTGGACCAGGAGGACCTGCATAGCAGACTAAGGAACGAGCTGTAG
- the dtwd2 gene encoding tRNA-uridine aminocarboxypropyltransferase 2 translates to MDSQCGDVSDLNVPDKNFSNSAGESRRPSGSVEKGQEETSDVFGDLLELPVEITERRPTCLRCGRPQKVCLCPFLPARPLEVSTCLYIVQHPAEESRALRTVPLLAASLSPGKCKVLVGRRFSEERNPELAAVCRDPHTLVLYPGLDAENLEDMEKELSTSARSIIIIDGTWSQARDMFLRNTLFRLPKQVQLRSSLSSQYVIRTQPTNMCLSTLECAAAALSIVERRPAIQEQLLRPLQALCTFQLQHGAQVHHSKEQLLRTGRYEKPMPKNRRKIKRMEQLISNLNI, encoded by the exons ATGGACTCACAATGCGGGGACGTTTCGGATTTAAATGTCCCCGACAAGAACTTCAGTAACAGCGCAGGGGAGTCCAGACGTCCTTCCGGCTCGGTTGAGAAGGGACAAGAGGAAACATCCGATGTATTTGGGGATTTACTGGAACTGCCGGTTGAAATAACTGAGAGACGTCCCACATGTCTAAGATGTGG GCGACCTCAAAAAGTGTGCTTGTGTCCCTTTCTGCCGGCGCGCCCCCTAGAGGTGTCCACATGCCTGTACATTGTGCAGCATCCTGCAGAG GAGAGTCGGGCACTCCGAACAGTTCCACTTTTAGCCGCTTCCCTCTCCCCCGGCAAGTGCAAAGTTCTAGTTGGAAGGAGGTTTAGTGAAGAAAG GAACCCTGAGCTGGCCGCAGTGTGTCGCGACCCTCACACGCTGGTTCTGTACCCTGGCCTGGATGCGGAGAACCTGGAGGACATGGAGAAGGAGCTCTCGACCTCGGCGCGCAGCATCATCATTATCGACGGGACGTGGAGCCAGGCCAGAGACATGTTCCTCCGAAACACCCTCTTCCGCCTGCCAAAACAG GTGCAGCTGAGAAGCTCTCTGTCCAGCCAGTACGTGATCCGTACACAGCCCACCAACATGTGCCTGTCCACCCTGGAGTGTGCCGCGGCAGCACTGTCCATCGTGGAGAGGAGACCAGCCATACAGGAG CAACTGTTGCGGCCGCTGCAGGCCCTGTGCACCTTCCAACTGCAGCACGGCGCTCAGGTGCACCACAGCAAAGAGCAGCTGCTGAGGACCGGCAGGTACGAGAAGCCCATGCCCAAGAACAGGCGCAAGATCAAGCGGATGGAGCAGCTCATCTCCAACCTGAACATCTAG
- the fam136a gene encoding protein FAM136A isoform X2, giving the protein MFRCSAECCEQPSQSMQQVHHCIERCHAPLAQAQSLVTTELEKFQDRLSRCTMHCNDKAKDLFDSGTKEPAVRAAMELCVGSCVDDHVNLLPSMTRRLRDSLGAIPQ; this is encoded by the exons ATGTTCCGGTGCAGCGCTGAGTGTTGTGAACAGCCCTCACAGTCTATGCAGCAGGTTCACCATTGCATAGAGCGCTGCCATGCCCCCCTGGCACAGGCCCAGAGCCTAGTTACCACTGAACTAGAGAAATTCCAG GACCGGCTGTCCCGCTGCACCATGCACTGCAACGACAAGGCCAAGGACCTGTTTGACTCGGGGACCAAGGAGCCAGCAGTGCGAGCAGCCATGGAGCTTTGTGTGGGCAGCTGTGTAGATGACCATGTAAACCTGCTTCCCAGCATGACACGGCgtctgagggacagcctgggggCTATACCACAGTGA